The following are encoded in a window of Flavobacterium cupriresistens genomic DNA:
- a CDS encoding bifunctional riboflavin kinase/FAD synthetase, whose amino-acid sequence MKLFHSINDFRSTKKTILTLGTFDGVHIGHKKILERITQNTENGKYESLVLTFFPHPRMVLQEKSEIKLLNTIAEKTKLLEQTGIENLVIHPFDESFSRLTAEEFVHSILVDQFHIQKIIIGHDHRFGRNRTANIDDLIAFGKEYGFEVEQITAQEIQDVSVSSTKIRKALDEGHVTLANEYLGYNYFLSGEVVKGKQLGRTIGFPTANIHIEEDYKKIPKNGVYVVQATFHNGSKVFGMMNIGFNPTVNGDKQTIEVHLFDFDADIYGKKIEISLLTYLREEQKFGSVDLLKEQLNQDKTNALAFINQL is encoded by the coding sequence TTGAAGCTTTTTCATTCTATAAACGATTTTCGGTCAACCAAGAAAACTATTTTAACTCTTGGCACCTTTGATGGTGTGCATATTGGTCATAAAAAAATTCTGGAACGAATTACTCAAAACACCGAAAATGGGAAATACGAGAGTTTAGTACTTACTTTTTTTCCGCATCCAAGAATGGTACTGCAGGAAAAATCGGAAATAAAACTATTGAATACCATTGCTGAAAAGACAAAACTTCTGGAGCAAACCGGAATTGAAAATCTGGTAATACACCCGTTTGACGAAAGCTTCTCCAGATTAACTGCCGAAGAATTCGTGCATTCTATTTTAGTAGATCAATTTCATATTCAAAAAATAATCATTGGCCACGATCATCGCTTTGGCAGAAACCGAACGGCCAATATTGATGATCTGATTGCATTTGGAAAAGAATATGGTTTTGAAGTGGAACAAATTACGGCTCAGGAAATTCAGGATGTTTCGGTAAGCTCAACCAAAATCAGAAAGGCTTTAGACGAAGGTCATGTCACTTTGGCCAACGAATATTTAGGTTATAATTACTTTTTAAGTGGTGAAGTTGTAAAAGGAAAACAGCTCGGAAGAACAATCGGATTCCCCACTGCCAACATCCATATTGAGGAAGATTATAAAAAAATCCCGAAAAATGGTGTTTATGTCGTTCAGGCAACATTCCATAATGGAAGTAAAGTTTTTGGAATGATGAATATCGGTTTTAACCCCACTGTAAACGGGGACAAACAAACCATAGAAGTGCATCTTTTTGATTTTGATGCTGATATTTACGGTAAAAAAATAGAAATTTCTTTGCTAACTTATCTTCGCGAAGAACAGAAATTCGGCTCTGTTGACTTACTCAAAGAGCAGCTCAATCAGGATAAAACAAATGCTTTAGCTTTTATCAATCAGCTTTAG